From Deltaproteobacteria bacterium:
CCCTATCCCAAGGAGTTTCACCAGAAGGGAAACAATGGCCCTCTAAAAGGACCCAAGCTCTTAAAAAAATTGGATAAAAAGAAGTTAAAAGGTTACTGGCAACATATAGGCCTTTACGCCTTTCGGAGGGATTTTCTCCTGAAGATAACCGCCTTACCTCCCAGTCCTCTGGAAGAGCAAGAGGGTCTGGAACAGCTCAGGGTGTTGGAAAATGGTTATAAGATCAAGACAGTAATTGCCTCTGCCCCCTCAATAAGCATCGACACCCCTGAGGACTTGGAGAGGTTTAAGTCCCTGATCTGATCTCCTTAAGGATCTCTTTGGTTGCCTCCAAGGGATCGGCCGCATCTCTAATTGGACGGCCGATTACCAGATAATCGGCTCCTGCCTTCACCGCCTCCTTAGGGGTCATCACCCTAGCCTGATCGTGTCGCAGACTTTTCTGCGGTCTCACACCCGGGGTAACGATAATGATATCCTCACCGCAGACCTCCCGCAGAGGCCTTATCTCCTGAGGGGAAGCGATCACCCCATCCAGCCCAACCCTTTGGGCCAGCTTGGCTAGCTGGACAACCTCTTCCTCTAAAGATCTCGCAATACCCAGCTCTCGGAGATCAACTGCCCGCAGGCTGGTTAAAACGGTAACCCCCAATATCTTTGGAGACGGCAGACCCTCCTTTTGGGCCAGCTCATGGGAGGCCTCCACTGCCATGCGCATCATCTCCACGCCCCCCAAGGTATGGAGGTTAAACATGGCGACACGTAACCGGGTCGCCATAGCAGATGCCCTGGCCACTGTCGCAGGGATATCATGATATTTTAAGTCGAGAAAGACCTTTCCCCCCTTCTCCTGAACCATCTCTACAACTTTGGGTCCCATCCAAGTAAAGAGTTCTTTTCCTATCTTGAAACCCCACACCCATTCCTTCAGCTCCTCCACGAACCGTTTGGCCTCATCCCAGGTCCCTACATCTAAGGCAAAGATAATCGGGTTGGTCTGCAGAAGTCTCACCTCCCCTCCTTTTCCAAGGGCCTATGTCTCATAACCCAGCCTCTTTGATATCTCTCTGCCAGCTTCCAGGATTGCGGGGATGATCTTCTTCTCCAAGACCTCTTTCGTAAGGCGAAAGGCTGGGCCAGCAACCGATATCCCGGCCACCACATTCTGCGTATAATCCCAAACGGGTACACCCACACATTTTACCCCCCGTTCATATTCCTCATTGTCCACAGCGTATCCCTTCTCTCTAATCTCCTTTATATGCTGGAGAAATTTTTCCCTTCCCGTTATTGTATTCTCAGTAAACTTCTTCATATCACCCCAAGAGATGATCTTTTCTATTTCGGACTCAGATTTAAAGGCTATTTGGGCCTTGCCGATGGCCGAACAATAAACGGGAAGCCTCCATCCAATTCTCGATGCTACCCGAACTGTTTGCTCTGTCTCCACTACATCCAGATAGACCATAGAGTTCTGGCGAATTATTCCCAATCCAGCGTTTTCATCGCAGTTCTTGGCCAGTTCTTCGAGAATGGGTCTTGCCTGCCTCACCAGACCTATCTGTCGCAGGTATGTCTGCCCCAACTCAAGACTTTTAAGCCCCAGACGATAGTTTTCTGTCTCCCTATTTTGTTCTATGTACCCCCTGAGTTCTAAGGTGGCAAGCAGGCGAAAGACATTGTTTTTATGTAACCTTAGTCTCCTGCTCAACTCTGTAACCCCTAATTCCCTCACATCTGCGCTGAACTCCTCCAAGAGATCCAAGGCATTTGCCACAGACTTGATGATATAACTCGATTTTTCTCTTTTAGCCATCCTCTCCCTCCTCTAAAAATCTGCTATAAATATAAAATATTGTTCTCTTTACGTCAAGTTGATAAACCAATTTTTCTCGAATATTTTTAATCTAGCTGATTCTTGTACTAATATTAATAAAACAATATTTTAAATTATAACAGAAAGGGGCCTGATTCTCGTTGACAAAAAGCGTTTTGTAATTATATAATTTATATAAGGGTGATGAAAGTTTGCGCCAAATTTTTCTCACCTGAGAAAGGGGGAGAAAGATGGAGGTAGTGCAAGAAATTAAAGATTATGCAACGCAACAAATCATTAAGAAGATCATATCTCTGCTTGGAAAGGTGTCTGACAGTCGCTTGGTTCAAATGACCT
This genomic window contains:
- the pyrF gene encoding orotidine-5'-phosphate decarboxylase — translated: MRLLQTNPIIFALDVGTWDEAKRFVEELKEWVWGFKIGKELFTWMGPKVVEMVQEKGGKVFLDLKYHDIPATVARASAMATRLRVAMFNLHTLGGVEMMRMAVEASHELAQKEGLPSPKILGVTVLTSLRAVDLRELGIARSLEEEVVQLAKLAQRVGLDGVIASPQEIRPLREVCGEDIIIVTPGVRPQKSLRHDQARVMTPKEAVKAGADYLVIGRPIRDAADPLEATKEILKEIRSGT
- a CDS encoding IclR family transcriptional regulator, yielding MAKREKSSYIIKSVANALDLLEEFSADVRELGVTELSRRLRLHKNNVFRLLATLELRGYIEQNRETENYRLGLKSLELGQTYLRQIGLVRQARPILEELAKNCDENAGLGIIRQNSMVYLDVVETEQTVRVASRIGWRLPVYCSAIGKAQIAFKSESEIEKIISWGDMKKFTENTITGREKFLQHIKEIREKGYAVDNEEYERGVKCVGVPVWDYTQNVVAGISVAGPAFRLTKEVLEKKIIPAILEAGREISKRLGYET